A section of the Asticcacaulis sp. EMRT-3 genome encodes:
- the nuoF gene encoding NADH-quinone oxidoreductase subunit NuoF, producing MVGILEDKDRIFTNLYGFHDWGLDGAKQRGCWNATKDILSYGRDWIITNVKNSGLRGRGGAGFSTGLKWSFMPKEVKDRPHYLVVNADESEPGTCKDREIMRHDPHLLIEGCLIASFAMQAHACYIYLRGEYVQERERMEAAVKQAYEARLIGKNNIHGWDFDVYIHHGAGAYICGEETALLESLEGKKGQPRLKPPFPAGSGLYGCPTTVNNVESIAVVGTILRRGASWFASFGAPNNTGTKLFCISGHVERPCNVEEAMSIPFRKLIEDHCGGIRGGWDNLKAVIPGGSSVPMITAEQCEDLPMDFDTLRNLKSGLGTAAVIVMDKSTDLIRAIARLSYFYKHESCGQCTPCREGTGWMWRVMERMVKGDADPAEIDMLLEVTTQIEGHTICALGDAAAWPIQGLIRHFRGEIEERIALYRSAKANFAGHRVAAE from the coding sequence ATGGTCGGCATTCTCGAAGACAAGGACCGGATTTTCACCAACCTGTATGGTTTCCACGACTGGGGCCTGGACGGCGCGAAGCAGCGCGGCTGCTGGAACGCCACCAAGGACATCCTGTCCTATGGCCGTGACTGGATCATTACCAATGTCAAGAATTCGGGCCTGCGCGGTCGCGGCGGCGCGGGTTTCTCGACCGGGCTGAAATGGTCTTTCATGCCGAAAGAGGTCAAGGATCGCCCGCACTACCTCGTGGTCAATGCCGATGAATCTGAGCCCGGCACCTGTAAAGACCGCGAAATCATGCGCCACGATCCGCATCTGCTGATCGAAGGCTGTCTGATCGCCTCCTTCGCCATGCAGGCCCATGCCTGCTACATCTATTTGCGCGGTGAATATGTGCAGGAGCGCGAGCGCATGGAAGCCGCCGTCAAGCAGGCCTATGAAGCCAGGCTGATCGGCAAGAACAACATCCACGGCTGGGATTTCGACGTCTATATCCATCATGGCGCCGGCGCCTATATCTGCGGCGAAGAAACCGCGCTTCTCGAATCGCTGGAAGGCAAGAAGGGCCAGCCGCGCCTCAAGCCGCCTTTCCCGGCGGGTTCTGGGCTTTATGGCTGCCCGACCACGGTCAACAATGTCGAATCAATCGCCGTTGTCGGCACGATCTTGCGTCGTGGCGCATCGTGGTTCGCATCGTTTGGCGCGCCCAACAATACCGGTACCAAGCTGTTCTGCATTTCTGGCCATGTCGAGCGGCCATGCAATGTCGAAGAAGCCATGTCGATCCCGTTTCGCAAGCTGATCGAGGATCATTGCGGCGGTATTCGCGGCGGCTGGGACAATCTGAAGGCGGTCATTCCCGGCGGTTCGTCGGTGCCGATGATCACGGCGGAGCAGTGCGAAGACCTGCCGATGGATTTCGACACCTTGCGGAATCTGAAGTCGGGCCTCGGCACGGCGGCGGTCATTGTCATGGACAAGTCCACCGACCTGATCCGCGCCATTGCCCGCCTCAGCTATTTCTACAAGCATGAATCCTGCGGCCAGTGTACGCCGTGCCGCGAAGGCACGGGCTGGATGTGGCGGGTGATGGAGCGCATGGTCAAGGGTGACGCCGATCCGGCGGAAATTGACATGCTGCTCGAAGTCACCACCCAGATCGAGGGCCACACGATTTGCGCGCTCGGCGATGCGGCGGCCTGGCCGATTCAGGGCCTGATCCGCCATTTCCGTGGCGAGATCGAGGAGCGCATCGCGCTTTACCGGTCCGCCAAGGCCAATTTCGCCGGTCATCGGGTGGCGGCGGAGTAG